Proteins encoded within one genomic window of Ovis aries strain OAR_USU_Benz2616 breed Rambouillet chromosome 1, ARS-UI_Ramb_v3.0, whole genome shotgun sequence:
- the BEST4 gene encoding bestrophin-4 yields MTVSYTLKVAEARFGGFSGLLLRWRGSIYKLLYKEFLLFIALYALLSVTYRLLLTQEQKHVYAQVARYCNRSADLIPLSFVLGFYVTMVVNRWWAQYTSIPLPDQLMCVISATVHGVDQRGRLLRRTLIRYANLASVLVLRSVSTRVLKRFPTMEHVVDAGFMSQEERKKFESLKSDFNKYWIPCVWFTNLAAQARKDGRIRDDIALCLLLDELNKYRAKCSMLFHYDWISIPLVYTQVVTIAVYSFFALSLVGRQFVEPVAGAAKPREPLEPGQAVGDLDMYVPLTTLLQFFFYAGWLKVAEQIINPFGEDDDDFETNQLIDRNLQVSLLSVDDMYQNLPPTEKDAYWDEDSAQPPYTVATVAESLRPSFLGSTFNLRMSDDPEQSLQVEASPGPARPVTAQTPLLGRFLGVGAPSPAISLRNFGRVRAPRTPHLLRFRAEEGGDIEAADRIEEEASGSGDETQQP; encoded by the exons ATGACCGTCTCCTACACCCTCAAAGTGGCGGAGGCCCGCTTCGGAGGCTTCTCTGGCCTGCTTCTCCGTTGGCGGGGAAGCATCTACAAGCTCCTCTACAAGGAGTTCCTCCTCTTCATCGCCCTGTATGCTCTGCTCAGCGTCACCTACCG GCTGCTGCTGACCCAGGAGCAGAAGCACGTGTATGCTCAGGTGGCCCGATACTGCAACCGCTCTGCGGACCTCATCCCCTTGTCCTTTGTACTGG GTTTCTATGTCACCATGGTGGTGAACCGCTGGTGGGCCCAGTACACAAGCATCCCGCTGCCGGACCAGCTGATGTGCGTCATCTCGGCCACCGTGCACGGCGTGGACCAGCGTGGCCGTCTGCTGCGCCGCACCCTCATCCGCTACGCCAACCTGGCGTCGGTGCTGGTGCTGCGCTCTGTCAGCACGCGCGTGCTCAAGCGCTTTCCCACCATGGAGCATGTGGTGGACGCAG GTTTTATGTcgcaggaagagaggaaaaagttTGAGAGCCTGAAATCTGACTTCAATAAGTACTGGATTCCTTGCGTCTGGTTCACCAACCTGGCGGCCCAGGCCCGGAAAGATGGGCGAATCCGTGATGACATTGCTCTCTGCCTGCTCCTGGAC GAGCTGAATAAGTACCGGGCCAAGTGCAGCATGCTCTTCCACTATGACTGGATCAGCATCCCCCTCGTCTACACCCAA GTGGTGACCATAGCGGTATACTCCTTCTTTGCCCTCTCCTTGGTGGGCCGCCAGTTTGTGGAGCCAGTGGCAGGGGCTGCCAAACCTCGGGAGCCTCTGGAGCCAGGGCAGGCCGTAGGAGACCTGGACATGTATGTGCCTCTCACCACTCTGCTGCAGTTCTTCTTCTATGCTGGCTGGCTCAAG GTGGCAGAACAGATCATCAATCCCTTTGGTGAGGATGACGACGACTTTGAAACCAACCAGCTTATAGACCGCAACTTGCAG GTATCCCTGCTCTCCGTCGATGACATGTACCAGAACCTGCCCCCCACGGAGAAGGACGCGTACTGGGATGAGGACTCGGCGCAGCCGCCCTACACGGTGGCCACGGTGGCCGAGTCGCTGCGGCCTTCCTTCCTGGGCTCCACCTTCAACCTGCG CATGAGCGACGACCCCGAGCAGAGCCTGCAGGTGGAGGCGTCCCCTGGGCCAGCCCGGCCGGTGACCGCGCAGACCCCGCTGCTCGGCCGCTTCCTGGGCGTAGGTGCTCCCTCGCCAGCCATCAGCCTCCGGAACTTCGGCCGCGTCCGCGCCCCCCGTACCCCGCATCTGCTGCGCTTCCGGGCCGAAGAGGGTGGCGACATCGAGGCAGCGGACCGCATCGAGGAGGAGGCGTCAGGGTCAGGGGACGAGAcccagcagccctga
- the RPS8 gene encoding small ribosomal subunit protein eS8 — MGISRDNWHKRRKTGGKRKPYHKKRKYELGRPAANTKIGPRRIHTVRVRGGNKKYRALRLDVGNFSWGSECCTRKTRIIDVVYNASNNELVRTKTLVKNCIVLIDSTPYRQWYESHYALPLGRKKGAKLTPEEEEILNKKRSKKIQKKYDERKKNAKISSLLEEQFQQGKLLACIASRPGQCGRADGYVLEGKELEFYLRKIKARKGK; from the exons ATGG GCATCTCTCGGGACAACTGGCACAAGCGCCGTAAGACCGGGGGCAAGAGAAAGCCCTACCACAAGAAGCGGAAGTATGAGCTGGGACGCCCCGCTGCCAACACAAAG ATTGGCCCCCGCCGCATACACACAGTCCGTGTGCGGGGAGGCAACAAGAAGTACCGGGCCTTGAGGCTGGACGTGGGGAACTTCTCCTGGGGCTCGGAGT GTTGTACACGCAAGACAAGAATAATCGATGTTGTCTATAATGCATCCAACAACGAACTGGTCCGTACCAAGACCCTGGTGAAGAACTGTATTGTGCTTATCGACAGCACACCGTACCGACAGTGGTACGAGTCCCACTATGCACTGCCCCTGGGCCGCAAGAAGGGGGCTAAGCTG ACTCCTGAGGAGGAAGAGATTTTAAACAAGAAACGATCaaagaaaattcagaagaaaTACGATGAGAGGAAAAAGAACGCAAAAATCAGCAGTCTTCTAGAGGAGCAGTTCCAGCAGGGCAAGCTTCTTG CATGCATCGCTTCAAGACCAGGCCAGTGTGGCCGAGCAGACGGCTATGTGCTAGAGGGAAAAGAGCTTGAGTTCTATCTGAGGAAGATCAAGGCCCGGAAAGGCAAATAA